In the genome of Primulina tabacum isolate GXHZ01 chromosome 13, ASM2559414v2, whole genome shotgun sequence, the window TACTGAAGGTGTTTGCCGAATTCTTCAAAGGAGGCATCATTAACGATATTACCAATAAGGCTTACATTTGTCTGATCCCAAAGAAACAGGATGCGGTCAAGGTTAAAGACTTTAGACCAATTAGTCTGATAACGTGTATCTATAAGATCTTGGCTAAAGTCTTAACTAGGTTGAAAAAAGTTTTGAGCGAAGGTGGATTAAAGGTTGTGTATCGAATGTCTCCTTCTCGATTTTTATTAATAGAAGACCATGGGGCAAAATAAAAATGGAGCGAAGTCTTAGGCCAAGGGTCCATTATCCCCTTTCCTTTTTAATCTCGTGATCGATGGATTGGGGCGATTGATGAATAGGGCTAATGTTGTGAATGAATTAAATGGGTTAAAAGTTGGGAGATATAAAATAGAGATCCATCATATCCAATTTGCGGATGAAACATTTTTTTGTCAAATCTGATGGGCATTTGCGTTGTTTGGTGGAGATACTCAACTCATTCAGCTAGAAGTCGGGATTGAAGAATAACTTGGAAAAAAGCCTTTTTTTGGGATTGTTTGTTCAGAAGTGGAAGTCGAAGGGTTGGCTTCAGAGATTGAGTGTAAAAAAGAGGAGTGACCAATTAAATATCTTGGGGTACTGTTGGGAGGCAAACCCATTAATTTGACTTTTGGGAACCCGTGGTTTCCTAGATGTCTAAGAAGCTAGCAAGCTGGAAAAAAGCGTTTTATCAAGGAGGAGTCGTCTAACATTGATAGCGTTAGTGTTGAGTGCAATgccaacatattttttttttgataagaaacataataatattattaatatgcGAAGTTTATAGTACAAGAAGTGGACTAGTGATCCACTGCCATAAACTAGTTAGTTCTAACAATACACATATGACCAATCTCTCAAAATATCTGATGTAGACAATCCCTGAAAGTTTTTATCTGTCCGAATCCAGTTCGCTGTTGTGAATTTGATTTTTCCCCAACATTCTTCCGCTGTTTCTTCTAATTCTTCAAAAATTCTTCTATTTCTCTCCAACCAAACAGCCCAACTAATTCCATGGATCACTactttccaaaatattttacctCTTTTGCCAAGCATATATCCCAGATCCGTAGTAAACAAATCTTGTGTTGTCTTCGAAACCAGTCTCATCTCTTTCAAAGCCCTGGCCCACAACGCATGAGTGAACTTGCAGTGAATAAACAAATGATCTTGTGTTTCCCCATGCTTACGACACAACACACACCAGTTCGGACAAAGCGAACAATTAGGATATCTCTTTTGCATCACCTCGGATGTCGGTAATTTTGCAAGGATTGCTttccatgaaaaaatttgaatctttgacGGAATTGGtatttttcaaatgatattgaaaaatttgaaatcttGTGGACCATTACTATTCGTGAAGAATGAATTGAAAAAAGATTTGACTGTGAACCTACCGGATGGATCCCCCTCCCACTGTCGAAAATCATCAACCCCTTCGACCAATCTAACTCCCTCAAGAACGAGTAAAAGCGAAGATAATTGAGTAATCTCCTCCTCACGGAGAGATCTACGGAAATGCAAGTCCCAAGAAAATTTATGTGACGAAGAATCAAAAGAAGTAAAATATGAAATAGGCAAATTACGAACCAAAGATAGCTGAAACAAAGAAGGGAATAAATCCCGGAGAGAAGTTTCCCCCAACCAAATATCCTCCCAAAACATGATTTTAGTCCCCCCTCGAACCACTAGTCTCAGTAGTCGGTGATAAGTCGGGTACGATGTAGAAATGAACTTCCACGGACATCTAAAAGTCACATTCTTAGCCAACCCCGCATCCCATCCATTGTCTTGTAACCCATACTCTTTATTACTCTTTTCCACAGCGTATCACTTTCAACGTTGAACCTCCACCACCATTTTCCCATTAAAGCTGTATTTCTCAAGCATATATTCCCAAGACCTAATCCAACTTTCTCTTTCGGTCGACAAACTTTTTCCCATCTAATCATATGACAATGTAAATCTCCCTCGTTCCCATCCCACAAAAAGTTTCTCATCACTCTCTCCATCTCCCCCGCTACTCCTTTTGGTATCTTGAAGAGAGATAAGAAATATATAGGTAGAGCATTCAATACCGAAGCAATCGAAGTCACTCTACCCCGTTTAGACAAGAAAGCCTTTTTCCAAGTTGCCAATTTTCGAATGATCTTAATCTTGATAGGCTCCCAAAAAGACACTTGTAGAGGATTACCCCCTAAGGAACTCCCAAGTATTTTATTGGCCATTGTTCCCTGCGGCACTCGATCCCCTTCGCTATATCTTCCTCCTTCCTTTGTTCTTGATTCAAACCCAATAAAGCACTCTTATCCCAGTTGATCCAACTTTGCTTGGGATGTGCGTTTCAGCAGGGCTTTAAATGAGGTCGAAATTGTTGAGTTCAACGCTCTACTAAGGGGTCTTAGATATTGTTTGGACGGGAGACTCTTCAAGGTCTTTTTCTATTAGTTCTTTTTATGAGTATTTTTTTCCAATCAGCAACTTCCCTTATTTCCTGTATTTTACTAATATCTGGAAAGTACCTATGCCATATGAGGTTCATGTTTTCTCGTGGATTGTAGTTTTGGGAAAATTGCCGACTTTTTATTCGTTGCAAAAAAGATGGCATAATTGTGCTTTATGTCCGAGCTGGTGTAGCCTATGTCGGAACAAAGAGGATCAAGATCATTTACTTTTGCATTGTTCGTTCACGAGCGGAATATGGAACAAAGTATTGCAGGAATTGGGTTTGGAGGGATCTTTCTAAGAACGGTGCATGTTATATTTCTTTTGGAGCCAGGATTACCTAGCGGGAGGAAAAGTTGGTGTTTTTGGTATGTGGTAGCGGAGCAGAAGAATTTTCACCGACATAGCTGAGTCTGTAGAGGTTTGGGAGAAGATCAAATTTAGGGTTGCTAGTTCGACAACAAAGTTGGCAGTGTTTAACCATTTACTTATCTCAGACGTAGCGAGGATTGGAAATTTCTATGTTATTGACAAAAGTGTAGTAGTTTTCTCATCCGCCTACTCGTACTTTGTTTTCCTATTCTAATAAAATTTcgtttctaataatttttttttggaaactCTAAGCTTTTAATACTGATTTTTTGTGAAACATTTTTGCTATTTTAAAAGGAAAGAATGTGATAGCGGAGATACAATATTTCACCTTTCTGGCTATTGCAGTTGAAGATAGATATGTAAAATAAAGTTACAGTGATTTGTTTTGTTAATGTTTTTATGTCCTTTGATTCTCTTATTTCAAGACAAATGTTGGTTGATAAGTTGTCGAATGCAGAGCTACTAAAATATAgtcaattttataatttttatgcatagTAGTCTgaactgttttttttttgttgctgATATGGCAGGTTGCTATCTTTGTAGTGTTAGCAATGGTATTACGTCGGAAACCAGATGCTTTAATCAACGTGTTGCCAAAATTGAGTGAAAACTCAAAATACCAAGGACAAGATAAGCGTCTAGTTATCATATGGATGGCAGTTCAGGCTAGTTTAATAGATGCTTATTCACTTTGGAATCAACTCTGATCATAAGAACTTGTTAATCTTTGTtgaatcttgtattttaagCCGACGTTTGACCTTTTCTGTAGGCTTGTCAAGGAGATCTTGCAGTTGGATTGTACTTGTGGGCACATCATATTTTGCCAACACTTGGAGGAAAGTCCGGGTCTAATCCACAATCTAGGGATCTGGTCTTGCAGATAGTGGAAAGGTTTGGGGTTACAGTTGCTGTACTTCATGTTTCATCATGTTATCTGACTATTTCCCATTAACATGCTAAGTCCGTGTATCAGAATTGTGTCTGCACCTAAGGCTCGGGGTATATTAGTAAATGGTGCTGTTAGGAAGGGGGAACGCTTGGTGCCACCTGCAGCACTTGACCTACTATTACATTTAACTTTCCCTGCATCCTCCATTCGAGTTAAGGTCTTTGATTTTACATCAACAATATCCTTAAAAGTAGTTCTATATAGTATTTGTTCAGCCTCTTTGCTCCATCCTCGTACCAATTTTAACATTTGTAGCTGTTTGTGTCAGGCAACTGAAAGGTTTGAAGCAGTATACCCAATTCTCAAAGAGGTTGCTCTTGCTGGTTCTCCTGGGAGCAAGGCCATGAGGCAAGTGTCGCTCAAAATACAAGCTTTAGCTGTGAAAGCAGTTGGAGAAGGTATTTTGATCTTGGAGATGCTCTACTTGTTTTGTCTTTTATTAattcttttttatcttttatacTCGAGTACTGTAGGATGATACCACTTAATCTATATGGTATGCTGCAAGTAGTTACGAATGTGAAATGCATTTGGCAAATCATGCTATGCAGGGTTCCCTGAGCTATCTCGAGAAGCAACTAGCATCTTCATATGGAGTTTGACTCAGAGCCCTGATTGTTACCAACAGTGGGTAGGTTTCTCGAGTCGGTGTCTTGAACTTGGCTATACTTTTCTCTGCACTGATTCATTTCCTGTAATATGGAAGTTTTCCGTGGATACCAGCTACTGCTATTGATGTGCGTACCTTTTGTTAGAATTGATGCTATAAAATCGATTTCAACAGGACAAGATATATTTGGATAACATAGAAGCTAGTGTTGTCATCCTGAGGAAGCTTGCAGAGGACTGGAAagaattttcttcaaaacaatctTCTCTTCAAGCACTTGGGGAGACACTGAAGAGTTTCAGGCAAAAGGTAGGCCCTTTATATCGTCAGTTTTGGTTTGTTCAGAGTTGAGGGTTTTTATGTTTCAGCTCTCCTGAACTCTCATTGTATATTGCCTCGTCTATAAGTTGGAAGTTTCGGCTCATTCATTTCAACTTCATTTTACAGAACGAGAAAGCATTAAGTGGTGGAGTCGACGATGTTCGACAACCTTTATTTAAAGATGCTGACAAGTATTGTAAGTTGATATCAGGAAAGTTATCTAGCGGTGGTGGCTGCGTAAAAACTGTGGTGTTTACTATCGTTGTTTTGGCCTTGGGAGCTGCTGTTATGTTCCCAAGTGTCGATTCATGGGATTGGAATAAGCTCTCAGTTTTGTTCAATATCAACCAGTAAGTTATGATTTCCTGGAGACGTCAAAGATAGGCTTTCGGCTCCTTCCACCTTTCGAAAACTAATCACAATTAATATGAAGAGGAAGAAAAGCTAGCTGGGTTTTCGTGCAATAGCGAGTCCTAGCTATCGCGTACACTTTAGTAAAACATATTCGGTAGCTACAACCATGGAATTATCTCCGTTTTGTTCGGTATTATTGGTTTAGGggtaaattatattttgatgTAATTCAGCACAATCCAATTTTGTTTTTGCAGAACCCCTTTTTTGGGTCCCAAGTCCTATGAAGTAGGCCCCCATTTTGTGAAAGATGAAATTACCTTTGATAGATTTGAAGATGATTGTTGAATTGTGATTTTAGATTTTGGCTCTTCGCAGATATGCTCTTATGTTTTGTGGAAGGGGTCGATCTAGATTGTGGCAAGTTATTTAACTATGCAAATTCCATGCAAACCAACTTGACAAATTATTGTTGAAATTTTTGAGTCGGCACAAGAACATGCAATAAGAAAAAATATTGAGCTTATGTGAAAtaattttctgaattttttgttttgtgttAAGACTTTGGGAGTAGTGTAAATCATTTTGGTCATTGCTTGTGATGTGTCAAATGCTCCTCGATTTATGAATTGGCTCTATATATCGATTATATTGTTAAAACTAAAAAAAAGGTGCACGTGCTGAAATTTCCACCCAAAATTGGGTAATTGTCTGGTCAAGATGAGtagataaatatattttttggtaTTATGTTATTTGGGATTAAAATCATTTTGATGCCGTTTTTGTTAATAATTCTAACcattttggttatttataacTAAAGATGAATTTATTCAAGGGATGCACGTGTTTAAAATTCTCTACAAAAGTTTTCCTTATTTCTTATATTATTACGTGGTTGTAAAATCGTGTCGGCTTAGATTTCGTTATTCATACGCATTGCTGAGAGGACTGATAGATCAATATGTTCATTTTAATAGcgaaatttatttattgaagTGCGGACGGACATTACCACATTTTTGCAGAAAGAACCAAGCAAATGCTATCAAACCATGTTTCCTATTTCCATATAAGAGAGTGAAAGTTGTGCAAATATAACCTTAATTCTTTCACAAGGGAAAAAAATTACTAGACgaacaataaaaacaataattttattaGCTTTTATATTCGATCCTAGGTTTTCAGACATCTGCTcatgtaacaaaatccatgACAATCCCATCATAAGCAACTTTAAGAAAATCACCCTATCGTTTGTACCTTCTTTCATTTTCATTGATAGCTCACTCAAGGTCATGGCAATATCTTCCGTCGTCTACGAGGAGTCTCCCGTTTCACGAACATCTTTTCAAACTCATTCAAAGGCCTCGTCGAGCCATCTGCCTCACTAACAAACTTCCAGCCACCCCCATTGCCACGCTTGTCTTTGGAACCGAGTTTTTCCACCGTCAAGTTCCATCCTTCGGCGGGACGCCTCCTGCTGTACTTGTGGCATTTCACCTTCTTTGCCATCTAAAATTTGAACATAACATTGGTTTTCCATATACATTATCATCGGTACCCGTGATACTAATTAGTCTACAATCTTAACCGAGTGTGTGTCTATTTTACCTTCATTTTGTTGAAGTTCATACGTTGAACAAACTCTTGATACAACATTTCATCCTCTTTCATTGAGATCTCATAGTGCACCTCATCAGGGTCTCGAGTCGTCCCGTCCCAGCCCTCAGGCATGACTTTAAAATCTGGCTTATATGCGAGAGACGCGATATGGAATTCTCTATCATGGGAATTGAAAAGTCTGCAGAGTAGAAGTTAACGAGGAAAAGCTGAGACACATAGAAGTCTTCATAAGAAACATATTTACATCACTGGCGTCATTTGAACTCTGAAATATGATATCGTAGGCCGTAGTGAAGCAACGGAACAATAAGCAATAACTGTCATTTTTACTAATTTTCAGAAGCATCGACAAATGGACACTTTACCCAGAATATGTCATTTGAACTATTTATCAAATACATTCTGGATACCATCGAGAATAATAATATGAAGTAAAATAAGAAAGATGGCTCGTTAAAGGCACGTTCGGTTTCCCGATTTCACAATTTGCATCCGAATAAATGACAATAACATGTAATTCACTAGCAAATATGGTTTAATGAAGCACAAAAAATTACCATGTGAAGATGACACAAATCTCTTGTGAAATATTCATAATATTGAAGGAAAAATCTTGTTCTCATCATATACATACAGGGAATTTTCTTATTCGTAAAAAATCTTGACTCATATTTTGGATGATGTATTTACAGAAATAAGCAAAACAAGCTATCACGAGGACAAAAAGTCCATCAGCAAATGAATGCATATCCTTAATTTATGAGTGAAAATATTGTCGAATATTACGACAAGGAAAGATCGCACACTCTCTGTCATTAATTAAAAGGGAAATAAGAGAAAACAGCCTTTTGTATAGTGTGATAAAAACACAGGAAATTTCTCAATACATTGTATAATCTGTACTGACGAGTTCATACACACTAAAAATTTTGCACACCAAAAAAACGGCTGTATATACACATAACGAATAGTTTAGATCCCTTGGTAGATCATGAAGCACAAACAAACAGCAGATGCAGTTTTTGGAGCTCATTTGTGGGAA includes:
- the LOC142522355 gene encoding uncharacterized protein LOC142522355 isoform X1, with amino-acid sequence MEDDRSISLPAESAEENNHGWQKVTYAKKQRKNQPKMVSDHATAALPNESAEKNGVFNSLEKHAAERRRKLEAQRASAAIYDDEIPVRSRKKWGDEEDGDVSSDADVDAKENNAAEAYKEKPKKVKKPKVTVAEAAAKIDDSDLASFLSGVSESYEGKQDIQLMRFADYFGRAFSAVSASQFPWMKLLRESAVAKYADIPVSYVPEAVYKTSVDWINHHSYEALENFLLWSLDSILQDLAIQQPASKGTKKGGLPPSSKSQVAIFVVLAMVLRRKPDALINVLPKLSENSKYQGQDKRLVIIWMAVQACQGDLAVGLYLWAHHILPTLGGKSGSNPQSRDLVLQIVERIVSAPKARGILVNGAVRKGERLVPPAALDLLLHLTFPASSIRVKATERFEAVYPILKEVALAGSPGSKAMRQVSLKIQALAVKAVGEGFPELSREATSIFIWSLTQSPDCYQQWDKIYLDNIEASVVILRKLAEDWKEFSSKQSSLQALGETLKSFRQKNEKALSGGVDDVRQPLFKDADKYCKLISGKLSSGGGCVKTVVFTIVVLALGAAVMFPSVDSWDWNKLSVLFNINQ
- the LOC142522355 gene encoding uncharacterized protein LOC142522355 isoform X2; the protein is MEDDRSISLPAESAEENNHGWQKVTYAKKQRKNQPKMVSDHATAALPNESAEKNGVFNSLEKHAAERRRKLEAQRASAAIYDDEIPVRSRKKWGDEEDGDVSSDADVDAKENNAAEAYKEKPKKVKKPKVTVAEAAAKIDDSDLASFLSGVSESYEGKQDIQLMRFADYFGRAFSAVSASQFPWMKLLRESAVAKYADIPVSYVPEAVYKTSVDWINHHSYEALENFLLWSLDSILQDLAIQQPASKGTKKGGLPPSSKSQVAIFVVLAMVLRRKPDALINVLPKLSENSKYQGQDKRLVIIWMAVQACQGDLAVGLYLWAHHILPTLGGKSGSNPQSRDLVLQIVERIVSAPKARGILVNGAVRKGERLVPPAALDLLLHLTFPASSIRATERFEAVYPILKEVALAGSPGSKAMRQVSLKIQALAVKAVGEGFPELSREATSIFIWSLTQSPDCYQQWDKIYLDNIEASVVILRKLAEDWKEFSSKQSSLQALGETLKSFRQKNEKALSGGVDDVRQPLFKDADKYCKLISGKLSSGGGCVKTVVFTIVVLALGAAVMFPSVDSWDWNKLSVLFNINQ